A portion of the Toxotes jaculatrix isolate fToxJac2 chromosome 16, fToxJac2.pri, whole genome shotgun sequence genome contains these proteins:
- the fbp1b gene encoding fructose-1,6-bisphosphatase 1b: MSDKGSFDTNVLTLTRFVLEEGRKAHGTGELTNLLNSICTAVKAISTAVRKAGIANLYGIAGSTNVTGDQVKKLDVLSNDLVINMIKSSFSSCVLVSEEDEKAIVVEPEKRGKYIVCFDPLDGSSNIDCLVSIGTIFAIYKKTTDDEPCEKDALQPGRNIVAAGYALYGSATMMVLSTGQGVNCFMLDPAIGEFILVDRDVKIKKKGKIYSLNEGYAQHFYPDVTEYLQKKKYPEDGSAPYGSRYVGSMVADVHRTLVYGGIFLYPANVKSPKGKLRLLYECNPMAFIMEQAGGMATTGSMNVLDIQPTTIHQRVPVVLGSPDDVQEYLSIYKKHNK, encoded by the exons ATGTCTGACAAGGGATCCTTCGATACCAACGTGCTGACCCTCACCAGGTTTGTTCTGGAGGAGGGCAGGAAGGCGCATGGAACAGGTGAGCTTACGAACCTGCTCAACTCCATCTGCACAGCTGTCAAAGCCATTTCCACTGCTGTCAGGAAGGCTGGGATCGCAAACCT ATATGGTATTGCTGGAAGCACCAATGTGACAGGGGACCAGGTGAAAAAGCTGGACGTCCTGTCCAATGACCTGGTTATCAACATGATCAagtcctccttctcctcctgtgtgcttgtgtcagaggaagatgagaagGCCATCGTTGTGGAACCAGAAAAGAGA GGAAAATACATTGTGTGCTTTGATCCACTGGATGGTTCCTCAAACATTGACTGTCTTGTCTCAATTGGAACAATTTTTGCCATCTACAAAAAG ACCACAGATGATGAGCCATGTGAGAAGGATGCTTTGCAGCCTGGAAGAAACATTGTCGCTGCTGGTTATGCTCTGTATGGAAGTGCCACCATGATGGTCCTCTCCACTGGTCAGGGAGTCAACTGCTTCATGCTTGACCCT GCAATCGGCGAGTTCATCTTGGTGGATCGAGATGTGAAGAttaagaaaaagggaaaaatctACAGTTTGAATGAGGGATACGCACAGCATTTTTATCCAGATGTGACAGAGTACCTACAAAAGAAGAAATACCCAGAG gATGGTTCTGCTCCATACGGTAGTCGATACGTTGGTTCAATGGTAGCTGATGTTCATCGTACTTTGGTGTATGGAGGAATCTTTTTATATCCTGCTAATGTCAAGAGTCCTAAGGGCAAG CTGAGGTTGCTGTATGAATGCAACCCCATGGCCTTTATCATGGAGCAGGCAGGCGGCATGGCCACAACAGGATCCATGAATGTTCTGGACATCCAGCCCACCACTATCCACCAGCGGGTCCCTGTCGTCCTCGGATCCCCTGATGATGTGCAAGAATATCTTTCCATTTACAAGAAGCATAACAAATGA
- the LOC121195151 gene encoding growth arrest-specific protein 1-like has translation MASRAILMERTAVLICSLLILIIGLCVGSPNHSRRLVCWKAIMKCHGEPDCRYAYDQYLYACASVISGERKKCPSHCISSLIQLNLTQSGPALEDCDCALDSVCRSTKQAIEPCLPRTSSMGCTEARRQCEMDLSCSTAMRDYLFHCRKLFGGGRCSDGCRGVIANMRSIPKAQQLDTCECDGTERNICEYIKVSMKTFCSDSGDRFAGSGFSDSEEDSEDDYIDQGDYLYVENSSDSTRCQTLLNVLTTILVLTKLI, from the coding sequence ATGGCAAGTCGTGCCATATTGATGGAGCGGACAGCGGTTTTGATATGCAGCCTACTCATCCTAATCATCGGTCTCTGTGTCGGGTCTCCTAACCACAGCCGCCGGCTGGTCTGCTGGAAAGCCATTATGAAGTGCCATGGAGAGCCGGACTGTCGCTACGCTTATGATCAGTACCTTTATGCCTGCGCGTCTGTCATCAGTGGGGAGCGCAAGAAGTGTCCCAGTCACTGCATATCTTCTCTGATTCAGCTCAATCTAACCCAGAGCGGCCCGGCTCTGGAGGACTGCGACTGCGCCCTGGACTCGGTCTGCAGGAGCACCAAACAAGCCATCGAGCCGTGCCTGCCGCGGACCAGTAGCATGGGCTGCACAGAGGCCCGACGGCAGTGTGAGATGGACCTGTCTTGCAGCACTGCAATGAGGgattatttatttcactgccGAAAACTTTTCGGAGGGGGACGGTGCTCGGATGGGTGCCGAGGGGTGATAGCCAACATGCGCTCCATACCCAAAGCGCAACAGCTAGACACTTGTGAGTGTGATGGCACGGAGAGGAACATATGCGAGTACATAAAAGTCAGCATGAAAACGTTCTGCTCTGATTCCGGGGACAGGTTCGCGGGAAGCGGATTTTCAGACTCTGAGGAGGATTCAGAGGATGATTACATCGACCAGGGGGATTATCTGTATGTGGAAAACTCAAGTGACTCCACGCGTTGTCAGACTCTGCTGAATGTCCTGACCACCATTTTGGTTTTAACCAAATTAATCTGA